In Marixanthomonas ophiurae, one genomic interval encodes:
- a CDS encoding DinB family protein: METTIPTSHYHSYFKRYIDLVVEHPLKKALKSGISKSKGFYESLPEDIWAYQYAEGKWTPKEVLLHVIDTERVFSYRALQIARSNQVKLKGYDENLFAKNSNANNRSIKSLISEYVSVRAATIALFESFSEDILNKIGTADGKPLSVIASGYIICGHDLHHINIIKERYI; encoded by the coding sequence ATGGAAACGACAATACCAACATCGCATTACCACTCTTATTTTAAAAGGTATATAGATTTAGTTGTTGAGCATCCATTAAAAAAAGCTTTAAAATCTGGGATCTCAAAATCAAAAGGGTTTTATGAATCACTACCCGAAGATATTTGGGCTTATCAATATGCAGAAGGAAAATGGACACCAAAGGAAGTCTTATTACATGTAATAGATACCGAACGGGTATTTAGTTACCGTGCTTTACAAATAGCTCGATCTAACCAGGTAAAATTAAAAGGTTATGATGAAAATCTTTTTGCAAAGAACTCTAATGCAAATAATCGTTCTATTAAAAGTTTAATAAGCGAGTATGTGAGTGTGCGCGCAGCTACGATAGCACTTTTTGAAAGTTTTTCTGAAGATATACTGAATAAAATTGGAACAGCAGATGGGAAGCCACTATCAGTCATAGCATCAGGATATATTATTTGTGGTCATGATTTACACCACATAAATATTATTAAAGAACGATATATATAA
- a CDS encoding Lrp/AsnC family transcriptional regulator has translation MAKFKLDETDHKILDMLIENTRTAFTDIAKKLGISAGTVHVRVKKMEDAGFITGSSLKLDYKKLGYSFIAYVGVFLQKTSQTQFVLERINEIPFVTVAHVTTGKFNIFCKIRAKDTSHAKNIIYQIDDIEGVTRTETMISLEESINDKKRLMHSIFMDIK, from the coding sequence ATGGCAAAATTTAAATTAGACGAAACAGATCACAAAATTCTTGATATGCTTATCGAGAATACACGAACAGCTTTTACTGACATCGCAAAAAAATTAGGAATTTCTGCAGGAACAGTACACGTACGTGTTAAAAAAATGGAAGATGCAGGATTTATCACAGGATCTTCGCTTAAATTGGATTATAAAAAATTAGGATATTCCTTTATAGCATATGTTGGGGTGTTTCTTCAAAAAACCTCGCAAACACAATTTGTGTTAGAGCGTATTAACGAAATCCCTTTTGTAACTGTTGCTCACGTTACTACGGGCAAGTTTAATATTTTCTGTAAAATTAGAGCAAAAGATACTAGTCACGCTAAAAATATTATTTATCAAATAGATGATATTGAAGGTGTTACACGTACAGAAACAATGATTTCATTAGAAGAAAGTATTAATGACAAAAAACGATTAATGCATTCTATTTTTATGGATATAAAATAA
- a CDS encoding M14 family metallopeptidase → MTIQEAYHSNFLAPVKGRYITLKNVMPLINNNSEIVIYKMGVSEKGKEIPVLKIGNGATKILAWSQMHGNESTTTKAVLDFLKFIDQKELFQKEKKQFLDTYTLYLVPILNPDGAEAYTRENANEVDLNRDAKNLTQKESQLLYDLFNEIKPDLCLNLHDQRTIYGLENDKPATISFLAPSADTDRTITKTRQTAMRLIVKMNSVLQKYIPGQIGRYDDSFNINCVGDSFTAAGIPTILFEAGHYQNDYHREKTREYIFYSLLELFTITLEGNKVIDYNSYFNIPENKKNFCDIILRNAQVEQEKESVSIAIQYKEELINEKIQLIPIIKEVSGLMNYNGHKEIDLCNEEILINSQQKVVIDEEVLTIHYKNNGKEIIFQ, encoded by the coding sequence ATGACAATACAAGAAGCATATCATTCCAATTTTTTAGCTCCTGTTAAAGGGCGTTATATTACCTTAAAAAATGTAATGCCGCTTATAAATAACAACTCAGAAATTGTAATTTATAAAATGGGGGTTTCAGAAAAAGGAAAAGAAATTCCTGTTTTAAAAATTGGAAATGGAGCTACAAAAATTTTAGCTTGGTCACAAATGCATGGAAATGAATCGACGACTACAAAAGCTGTTTTAGACTTTTTAAAGTTTATAGATCAAAAAGAATTGTTTCAGAAAGAAAAAAAACAATTTCTAGATACTTATACGCTTTACCTAGTTCCTATATTAAATCCAGATGGTGCTGAGGCTTATACTCGAGAAAATGCTAATGAAGTTGATCTAAACCGGGATGCAAAAAACCTAACTCAAAAAGAAAGCCAACTTTTATACGACCTTTTCAACGAAATAAAGCCTGATTTATGCCTAAACCTTCATGATCAACGTACCATATATGGCTTGGAGAATGATAAACCGGCAACAATATCGTTTTTAGCACCTTCTGCTGATACCGATCGTACTATTACAAAAACACGTCAAACGGCGATGAGGCTTATTGTAAAGATGAATAGTGTGCTACAAAAATATATTCCCGGTCAAATAGGGCGTTATGATGACTCTTTTAATATTAATTGTGTAGGGGATAGCTTTACCGCAGCTGGAATACCGACCATTTTGTTTGAAGCAGGACATTATCAAAACGATTATCATCGGGAAAAAACACGGGAGTATATTTTTTATTCTCTGTTGGAGCTATTTACTATTACTTTAGAAGGAAATAAGGTTATAGATTATAATAGCTATTTTAATATTCCTGAAAACAAAAAGAATTTTTGTGATATTATTTTAAGAAATGCACAAGTAGAACAAGAAAAAGAATCAGTATCGATTGCAATTCAATATAAAGAAGAACTTATTAATGAAAAAATTCAGTTAATCCCTATTATAAAAGAAGTTAGCGGTTTAATGAATTATAATGGACATAAAGAAATCGATCTTTGTAATGAAGAAATATTAATAAATTCTCAACAAAAAGTTGTTATTGACGAAGAAGTTTTAACAATTCATTATAAAAATAATGGGAAAGAAATTATTTTTCAATAA
- a CDS encoding helix-turn-helix domain-containing protein has protein sequence MVNSEDFTKRLEKIMDFYGLSATAFSEAIDFNRSTISHLLSGRNKPSLEFVMQVVQKFPEVELYWLLNGKGSFPTQKENEEPVVDIKKSSISNIPKEAFREESISGKETEIDKIVIFYKDGSFKAYEN, from the coding sequence ATGGTAAACAGCGAAGATTTTACTAAAAGGCTTGAAAAAATCATGGATTTTTATGGGTTGTCTGCTACTGCTTTTTCTGAAGCAATAGATTTTAACCGTTCCACTATTTCACATTTACTTTCAGGTAGAAATAAACCCAGTCTTGAATTTGTTATGCAAGTTGTCCAGAAATTTCCAGAAGTAGAATTGTATTGGTTGCTAAACGGAAAAGGCTCCTTCCCTACGCAAAAAGAAAACGAAGAACCAGTTGTTGATATAAAAAAAAGTTCAATAAGCAATATACCTAAAGAGGCTTTTCGTGAAGAGAGTATATCTGGTAAAGAAACTGAAATAGATAAAATCGTAATTTTCTATAAAGATGGAAGCTTTAAAGCCTACGAAAATTAA
- a CDS encoding DNA topoisomerase IV, producing the protein MRLLSSIFLLFILVGCYQPERNCEKFKNGTFEFKALVGTELQTTTFMRNDSIEIDYYQGKADTSSVRWINDCEYIVQKINPKNRSEEKAIHMKILTTDGDEYTFEYNIVGQEKKQKGTATKVESSEI; encoded by the coding sequence ATGCGTTTACTCTCCTCAATTTTCCTGTTATTTATATTAGTAGGCTGCTATCAGCCCGAAAGAAACTGCGAAAAATTTAAAAATGGAACTTTTGAGTTTAAGGCATTAGTGGGCACTGAGCTTCAGACAACCACTTTTATGCGTAACGACTCGATAGAAATAGACTACTATCAAGGAAAAGCAGATACATCAAGCGTACGATGGATTAATGATTGTGAATACATCGTGCAAAAAATTAATCCTAAAAATCGTTCTGAAGAAAAGGCCATTCACATGAAAATCCTAACGACTGATGGCGATGAATATACTTTTGAATACAATATTGTTGGACAAGAAAAAAAACAAAAAGGAACTGCAACTAAGGTAGAAAGCAGTGAAATTTAA
- the mscL gene encoding large-conductance mechanosensitive channel protein MscL, translated as MASLYQEFKNFAIKGNMIDMAVGIIIGTAFNNVVSTLVKKVVMPPLSLLTDDVRLGDKKYILRQAAEGVDEVAIGYGELMEVLIDFVIIAFTIFVVIKFINRFKKKSEDPKNKTVETPKNIELLSNIEKLMEEQNAMLKKKQ; from the coding sequence ATGGCAAGTTTATATCAGGAGTTTAAAAATTTTGCTATAAAAGGCAATATGATCGATATGGCGGTCGGGATCATTATTGGTACCGCTTTTAATAATGTGGTTAGTACTTTAGTGAAAAAAGTGGTGATGCCGCCGCTTTCCTTATTGACCGATGATGTTAGGCTGGGTGATAAAAAATACATCCTTCGTCAAGCTGCTGAAGGCGTTGATGAAGTTGCCATTGGTTATGGAGAGCTTATGGAGGTATTGATAGATTTCGTTATCATAGCTTTTACCATTTTCGTGGTTATCAAGTTTATTAACCGCTTCAAGAAAAAATCGGAAGATCCTAAAAATAAAACGGTGGAAACCCCTAAAAACATTGAGTTGCTTTCCAATATTGAAAAATTAATGGAAGAACAGAATGCAATGTTGAAAAAGAAACAATAA